TGCGAGCTTTTTGGTCATTACATTGGCTACTTTGGTCCTTTCGTAGTCTTTATGGTCCACATTGAGTTTAAACAGATCATAAGTGGTAATTAAACCCACCAGCTTTTTGCCTTCAACCACTGGAACGTGATGTATCCTGTTGTTAATCAGAATGTTTTTAACTGTTTGCAAATTGTCTTCCGGACCAACTGTGATCAATTGAGTTGTCATGATCGTGGCAACAACTTCGTTCATCATAAGCTTTCGATTTTAAATTTTGGCTGAAATTAAGTACTTCTAAAATATTGGAATCATATTATTTTATTCAACAAAGCTGAATCGACTAGATTTGGCTTGGTTATCAATAAGTTATCATTTTTTTTCATAATTTGTTCAGCAGCTTCCAGGGCACCGGGATTTCTGGCCCAGGCTCTTCGACTTATTCCATTCGCCACATCCCAAAGGATCATTGACCTGATATTTTCTTCTGATTGATCTGATCCATCAATGACCATACCGAACCCACCATTAATCACTTCTCCCCATCCAACCCCGCCTC
This window of the Saprospiraceae bacterium genome carries:
- a CDS encoding CBS domain-containing protein, with protein sequence MNEVVATIMTTQLITVGPEDNLQTVKNILINNRIHHVPVVEGKKLVGLITTYDLFKLNVDHKDYERTKVANVMTKKLAFIEPTDKVGTAAEVFMEHLFHALPVIDNGELVGMVTTFDILKYEYNREYPNKIF